The following proteins are co-located in the Clostridiales bacterium genome:
- a CDS encoding ornithine cyclodeaminase family protein, with protein sequence MKIIVLNQSEINRIFSMEEAIQADKDALKLYSLGKSNVPLRYNLDVPQHEGQSLYMPGYVADANALGIKIVSVFPKNIEKGLTSVPATMVLVNSETGEVCSLIDGTYLTRLRTGAVSGAATDILAKKDSKVFALFGTGGQAESQLEAVLTVRPVELVKVYDISPERAKDFAERMTVLFGEKFSVTITAAASAEEAVADADIITCVTTSSKPVFDGRLAKKGCHINGVGSYTPAMNEIDEYLITHADKVYVDTRNGVLNESGDLIVPIQNGTFRAEQITGELGEVIAQKVEGRLNDDEITVFKTTGTAVMDVVTGQRIYEAALEKGAGSIIEF encoded by the coding sequence ATGAAGATCATTGTGCTAAATCAAAGTGAAATCAACCGTATTTTCAGTATGGAAGAGGCTATCCAGGCAGATAAGGATGCATTAAAACTATATTCTCTTGGTAAGAGTAATGTTCCGCTGAGATATAATCTTGACGTTCCGCAGCATGAAGGACAGAGCTTATATATGCCGGGCTACGTCGCAGATGCCAATGCTCTTGGAATTAAAATCGTATCCGTGTTCCCTAAGAATATTGAAAAGGGATTGACCAGTGTTCCTGCTACAATGGTTCTCGTGAATTCGGAAACAGGAGAGGTCTGCAGCCTTATTGACGGTACATACCTTACCCGCCTTAGAACAGGAGCGGTATCGGGTGCGGCAACAGATATCCTGGCAAAGAAGGACAGCAAGGTTTTTGCGCTCTTTGGTACAGGCGGCCAGGCTGAGTCCCAGCTGGAGGCGGTGCTTACTGTTCGGCCGGTGGAGCTTGTAAAAGTATATGATATCAGCCCGGAACGTGCCAAGGACTTTGCAGAGCGCATGACAGTGCTGTTCGGTGAGAAGTTCAGCGTAACAATTACAGCCGCAGCCTCCGCTGAAGAGGCGGTAGCGGATGCCGATATCATTACCTGTGTTACGACCTCATCAAAACCCGTTTTTGATGGCAGACTGGCGAAAAAGGGCTGTCATATTAACGGCGTAGGGTCCTATACTCCGGCAATGAATGAAATAGATGAATACCTTATTACCCATGCGGATAAAGTATATGTGGACACGAGAAACGGCGTTCTCAATGAATCGGGAGACCTTATCGTACCGATTCAAAATGGAACCTTCCGAGCGGAACAAATCACCGGTGAACTTGGAGAAGTCATTGCCCAAAAGGTCGAGGGGCGTCTGAATGATGATGAAATCACCGTGTTTAAGACAACGGGAACCGCTGTTATGGATGTGGTAACAGGACAGCGGATTTATGAAGCTGCTCTGGAAAAAGGTGCAGGGAGCATCATCGAATTTTAA
- a CDS encoding TSUP family transporter produces MVVKIVLALIVVVNGAFAISFIRDLIAHKAETFKEAGNPIAQAFSSFVIFFFSTFGISDFAISASLYPKLKWVEDKKLPGTMNAQCVIPVAVMALVYISAIDVDLVTLIVAIVAQIVGSYLSPRYVVKLPVDTIKRFVSAGLLIAAILILAGKFGVYPSGGEEIGLTGVKLVALGVLSFAFGALNNIGIGSYALTMATVYALGLSPAIAFPIMMGACTFSVPVGSMQFIKLDSYSRKITAFTSTFGVIGVLIAAYAVKSMNVSALQWVVVVVILYSAFTTFLSTTKNKANVKESK; encoded by the coding sequence ATGGTCGTAAAAATCGTTCTGGCATTAATCGTTGTTGTAAACGGTGCCTTTGCAATCTCATTTATTCGTGACTTGATTGCGCACAAGGCAGAAACTTTTAAGGAAGCCGGCAATCCTATTGCACAGGCATTTTCTTCTTTCGTTATCTTTTTCTTTTCTACATTCGGAATTTCAGACTTTGCCATTTCTGCAAGCTTATACCCTAAGTTAAAATGGGTTGAGGATAAAAAACTGCCGGGTACAATGAATGCCCAGTGCGTTATCCCCGTTGCAGTAATGGCACTGGTCTATATTTCTGCAATTGATGTGGATCTTGTAACCCTGATCGTTGCGATTGTCGCGCAGATCGTCGGATCCTATTTAAGCCCCCGTTACGTTGTTAAACTGCCGGTAGATACCATCAAACGATTCGTGTCGGCTGGTCTTCTCATTGCTGCAATTCTCATTCTCGCAGGTAAATTTGGCGTGTATCCTTCCGGTGGAGAAGAAATTGGTCTTACAGGCGTAAAGCTTGTAGCACTGGGCGTACTCTCCTTTGCATTCGGTGCGCTGAATAATATCGGTATCGGCTCTTATGCCCTGACTATGGCTACCGTGTATGCACTTGGTTTGAGCCCTGCCATTGCGTTCCCCATTATGATGGGCGCCTGCACGTTCTCCGTTCCTGTTGGAAGTATGCAGTTTATCAAGCTTGACAGCTATTCCCGTAAAATTACAGCCTTTACCTCCACCTTCGGGGTGATTGGTGTTTTAATTGCGGCATATGCGGTCAAGAGCATGAATGTCTCCGCGTTACAGTGGGTAGTTGTTGTTGTGATCCTTTACAGCGCTTTTACGACATTCCTCAGTACGACAAAAAACAAAGCGAATGTAAAGGAGTCAAAATAA
- a CDS encoding TrmB family transcriptional regulator, giving the protein MRREVRIMERIIQVLRRFNYTETEAKVYMALLQNGIQTGYEVSKTSGVPRSKVYNALEMLVSRGVVVTTTGNKTVLYRAESIDRLSSLIQASVDEGIQELQQEAEKYTHAVDDEQIWKMTGYQCILDKCKEMIRASEKNLMIQIWQEELTEEVEKLLLEKEHKENIRLLVILYDRKEQYHTKLKHVYKHGFEEDKLQETGCRWLTVVTDEMEMLHASIRNSAVADAAYTKNASMVFFAKEYVQHDAYAIRMIDLFGEQMRERFGEDMEGVRDVFAIH; this is encoded by the coding sequence ATGCGAAGGGAGGTGAGAATTATGGAACGGATTATACAGGTACTGCGGCGTTTCAATTATACGGAAACAGAAGCGAAGGTCTACATGGCTCTTTTACAGAACGGAATTCAGACGGGATATGAGGTAAGCAAAACCTCTGGGGTACCCCGCAGTAAGGTTTACAACGCGCTTGAAATGCTTGTAAGCCGCGGTGTGGTCGTAACCACAACCGGAAATAAAACTGTTTTGTACCGTGCAGAGTCCATCGACAGGCTGAGCAGTTTGATTCAAGCTTCCGTGGATGAAGGAATTCAGGAACTCCAGCAGGAAGCAGAAAAATACACCCATGCAGTGGATGATGAGCAAATTTGGAAGATGACGGGATATCAATGCATACTTGATAAGTGTAAGGAAATGATTCGCGCATCGGAAAAAAATCTAATGATCCAGATCTGGCAGGAGGAATTGACCGAGGAGGTTGAAAAACTGCTGTTGGAGAAGGAACATAAAGAGAATATAAGGCTGCTGGTGATTTTATATGACAGAAAAGAGCAGTATCATACCAAGTTGAAACATGTTTACAAGCACGGGTTCGAAGAGGACAAGCTGCAGGAAACAGGGTGCCGGTGGCTGACGGTAGTGACAGATGAGATGGAAATGCTACATGCTTCCATACGAAATTCCGCTGTGGCGGATGCGGCATATACGAAAAATGCCAGTATGGTTTTCTTTGCAAAGGAGTATGTGCAGCATGATGCTTATGCCATTCGCATGATCGATCTCTTCGGCGAGCAGATGCGTGAACGTTTTGGCGAGGATATGGAGGGTGTCCGAGATGTGTTTGCTATTCATTAA
- a CDS encoding TrpB-like pyridoxal phosphate-dependent enzyme, translated as MSKIPHRLYLTEEQMPTQWYNLRADMKDQPDPIINPGTMKPAQVEDLYPVFCEKLAQQEMDAETRYFDIPEEVLEMYKIYRPSPLIRAYNLEKALDTPAKIYFKFEGNNTSGSHKLNSAIAQAYYAKEQGLAGLTTETGAGQWGTALSEACAYFGLPLTVFMVKVSYEQKPFRKAVMETFGSSVIASPSETTNIGREILKNDPTTGGSLGCAISEAVEKAVTSPNYRYVLGSVLNQVLLHQSIIGLETKAAMEILGEYPDIIVGCAGGGSNLGGLIAPFMQDKLTGKANPRIVAVEPASCPSFTRGTYAYDFCDTGRITPMAKMYTLGSDFKPSANHAGGLRYHGMSPILSKLYHDGYMEAVAVEQTKVFEAAVQFAKLETILPAPESSHAIRGAIDEALKCKESGEAKTILFGLTGTGYFDMTAYTSYNEGTMNDYIPTDADLERSLATLPKIPGIQE; from the coding sequence ATGAGTAAGATTCCCCACAGACTGTATTTAACCGAAGAGCAGATGCCTACGCAATGGTATAATTTGAGAGCTGATATGAAAGATCAACCGGATCCTATCATCAATCCCGGTACGATGAAGCCTGCACAGGTGGAAGATCTATATCCCGTATTCTGTGAGAAGCTGGCACAGCAGGAAATGGATGCTGAGACTCGGTATTTTGATATTCCCGAGGAAGTTCTTGAGATGTATAAAATCTATCGTCCTTCCCCATTGATCAGAGCATATAATCTTGAAAAAGCGCTGGACACTCCGGCAAAAATCTATTTCAAGTTTGAAGGCAACAACACAAGTGGAAGCCATAAGCTGAATTCCGCCATTGCTCAGGCATATTATGCAAAAGAGCAGGGACTTGCTGGGCTCACTACTGAAACCGGAGCTGGGCAATGGGGCACCGCCCTGTCCGAGGCCTGTGCATATTTTGGTCTTCCCCTTACCGTGTTCATGGTTAAGGTATCCTACGAACAGAAGCCCTTCCGTAAGGCTGTCATGGAAACCTTCGGAAGCTCAGTTATTGCAAGTCCCAGCGAGACCACCAACATCGGCCGTGAGATTCTGAAAAATGATCCCACCACCGGAGGCAGCCTTGGCTGCGCCATCTCTGAGGCGGTAGAAAAAGCAGTGACCTCACCAAACTATCGCTATGTTCTGGGCTCCGTTCTGAATCAAGTGCTGCTGCACCAATCGATCATTGGACTTGAGACGAAAGCGGCGATGGAGATACTGGGGGAATATCCCGATATCATCGTGGGCTGTGCAGGCGGCGGCTCCAATCTCGGAGGACTTATCGCACCCTTTATGCAGGATAAGCTGACCGGAAAAGCAAATCCGAGGATCGTTGCTGTTGAACCTGCATCCTGCCCTTCCTTTACAAGAGGTACCTACGCTTACGACTTCTGCGACACAGGAAGAATCACACCCATGGCCAAGATGTATACCTTAGGCAGTGACTTCAAGCCCTCGGCCAACCATGCAGGCGGCCTGAGATATCACGGAATGTCGCCGATTCTCTCCAAGCTGTATCATGATGGATACATGGAAGCGGTTGCTGTAGAACAGACAAAAGTATTCGAAGCTGCAGTTCAATTCGCTAAGCTGGAGACGATCCTACCGGCACCAGAGTCCTCCCACGCAATCCGGGGCGCAATCGACGAGGCACTGAAATGCAAGGAGTCGGGAGAAGCAAAGACGATCCTCTTTGGGCTGACTGGGACAGGATATTTTGATATGACTGCATACACTTCCTACAATGAAGGCACCATGAATGACTATATCCCCACAGACGCAGATTTGGAACGCTCCCTGGCTACCCTGCCAAAGATTCCGGGCATTCAGGAATAA
- the pta gene encoding phosphate acetyltransferase: protein MFKTMIENLKKEQKKLVFTEGSDPRILEAASRLKQEGILEPVLLGNLEEIKQAAQKYGFSIEGIELIDPLNYEEMDAMVDEMVILRKGKMDANACREALQKSNYFGTMLVKRGYAYGLLGGATYSTADTVRPALQIVKTKPGNSIVSSCFIMQRVTENGEERYAMGDCAININPSADELAEIAVESAKTARVFSIDPKVAMLSYSTYGSGKGADVDIVREAVEKIKTMDVDFPVDGELQFDAAFAPEVAKTKAPDSLVAGKANTFIFPDINSGNIGYKIAQRLGGFDAYGPILQGLNAPINDLSRGCNAEEVYKMAIITASM, encoded by the coding sequence ATGTTTAAAACAATGATCGAAAATTTAAAAAAGGAACAGAAGAAGCTGGTTTTTACAGAAGGGTCTGATCCCAGAATTCTGGAAGCGGCAAGTCGTTTAAAGCAGGAGGGTATTCTTGAACCGGTACTGCTTGGAAATCTCGAAGAGATCAAGCAGGCTGCACAGAAATATGGATTTTCCATTGAAGGGATTGAGCTGATAGACCCGCTCAATTATGAAGAAATGGATGCAATGGTAGATGAAATGGTTATACTTCGCAAAGGCAAGATGGATGCAAATGCCTGCCGTGAGGCCCTGCAGAAAAGTAATTACTTCGGCACCATGCTGGTAAAGAGAGGGTATGCTTATGGTCTTTTGGGAGGAGCAACCTATTCAACAGCGGATACCGTCCGCCCAGCCTTGCAGATCGTTAAGACGAAACCTGGAAACAGCATTGTATCCAGTTGCTTTATCATGCAACGGGTGACGGAAAACGGAGAAGAACGGTATGCTATGGGTGACTGTGCCATTAACATCAACCCTAGTGCGGATGAGCTTGCAGAGATTGCAGTGGAAAGCGCCAAGACTGCAAGAGTTTTCTCCATTGATCCGAAGGTGGCCATGCTGTCCTACAGCACATACGGCTCCGGGAAAGGGGCAGATGTAGACATCGTTCGCGAAGCGGTCGAAAAGATAAAGACGATGGATGTGGATTTCCCAGTGGACGGAGAGCTTCAATTCGATGCTGCCTTTGCTCCGGAAGTGGCAAAGACGAAAGCTCCTGACTCCCTTGTCGCAGGAAAGGCCAACACCTTTATCTTCCCGGATATCAATTCCGGAAATATCGGCTATAAGATTGCTCAACGCCTCGGCGGCTTTGACGCATATGGACCGATTCTCCAGGGGCTCAACGCTCCCATCAATGACCTGTCCAGAGGTTGTAACGCGGAAGAGGTCTATAAAATGGCCATCATTACCGCGTCAATGTAA
- a CDS encoding MBL fold metallo-hydrolase → MSGGSGCSAAGERKGEGMYIYHMTNSGLLISTNGVKFLVDGIFSRNNLFNPLDAEMENGIMDSVGPFAGVDCLLFTHCHEDHYDGTKVKRYLEDNPSTSLILPEDAVFGRELREYYQQEERICLLDRKLDHQVFHVKNTEVHLIRTKHLDYASAECDSHYSIIIDDGVNRIGIAGDIELNDEETEKVFSGKRFDAVFLNPVVLYRKSWIGNFISINSEKKYIYHIPSEEHDRLMYRKMTLYHYSMMKNKLVNCELLLNKMQKISLKRTKKSA, encoded by the coding sequence ATGAGCGGCGGTTCGGGCTGCTCAGCAGCAGGCGAGAGAAAGGGAGAAGGAATGTACATCTATCACATGACAAACAGCGGTTTGCTAATTTCTACGAATGGAGTCAAATTTCTTGTGGACGGCATTTTCAGCAGGAATAATCTTTTTAATCCTTTGGATGCGGAAATGGAAAACGGCATTATGGATTCGGTTGGACCTTTTGCCGGCGTAGATTGTCTGCTGTTTACTCACTGCCATGAAGATCATTATGACGGGACAAAGGTAAAACGATATCTGGAAGACAATCCTAGTACCTCACTCATTCTACCGGAGGATGCGGTTTTTGGAAGGGAACTGAGGGAATATTACCAGCAGGAGGAGAGGATCTGTTTACTGGATCGCAAGCTGGACCATCAGGTGTTTCACGTAAAGAATACAGAGGTTCACTTGATTCGAACCAAGCATTTAGACTATGCTTCCGCAGAATGTGACAGTCATTACTCCATCATTATTGATGATGGTGTAAACAGAATCGGCATTGCAGGAGATATTGAGCTGAACGATGAGGAAACAGAGAAGGTTTTTTCAGGGAAGCGATTTGATGCAGTATTTCTCAATCCGGTGGTACTTTACCGAAAAAGTTGGATTGGTAATTTCATATCGATTAATTCTGAGAAAAAGTATATCTATCACATTCCATCCGAGGAACATGATCGGCTGATGTATCGAAAGATGACACTATATCATTATAGCATGATGAAAAATAAACTGGTGAACTGTGAGCTGCTATTGAACAAAATGCAAAAAATTTCATTAAAGCGAACCAAAAAGAGCGCTTAA